The following proteins are co-located in the Micromonospora coriariae genome:
- a CDS encoding B3/B4 domain-containing protein, protein MHFEHSARLRAAYPDLVAGVVLATGITATADVAQRTAAYTAVARERLAGGAESGFPQIQAWRRAYAAMGLRPTRYRCAAEALLRRLRLDDELPRLHPLVDLCNAVSAAYAIPVAVLDLDRVDGDLVVRPAHGDEEYLSFAGETEHPDPGEVTFVDTAGRAHARRWTNRQSGWSAVREGTSSVLIVAEALHPGAEADVTRLVAALVAELAEGWSAPTRAAVLTDTAPRFDVTTAGEASGQAVSPGTRWR, encoded by the coding sequence GTGCACTTCGAGCATTCCGCGCGGCTCCGCGCCGCGTACCCGGACCTGGTGGCCGGCGTGGTCCTGGCCACCGGCATCACCGCCACGGCGGACGTGGCGCAGCGGACCGCCGCGTACACCGCCGTCGCCCGTGAACGGTTGGCCGGTGGCGCCGAGAGCGGATTCCCGCAGATCCAGGCGTGGCGGCGGGCGTACGCGGCGATGGGGCTGCGGCCCACCCGGTACCGGTGCGCCGCGGAGGCCCTGCTGCGCCGGCTCCGACTGGACGACGAGCTGCCCCGGCTGCACCCCCTGGTGGACCTCTGCAACGCCGTCTCGGCCGCGTACGCGATCCCGGTCGCGGTGCTCGACCTGGACCGGGTCGACGGCGACCTGGTGGTCCGCCCCGCCCACGGCGACGAGGAGTACCTGAGCTTCGCCGGCGAGACCGAGCATCCCGACCCGGGCGAGGTGACCTTCGTGGACACCGCCGGCCGGGCGCACGCCCGGCGCTGGACGAACCGGCAGAGCGGCTGGTCGGCCGTGCGGGAGGGCACCTCGTCGGTGCTGATCGTCGCCGAGGCGCTGCACCCCGGCGCCGAGGCGGACGTGACCCGGCTGGTCGCCGCACTGGTGGCGGAACTGGCCGAGGGGTGGTCGGCACCGACGCGGGCCGCCGTGCTCACCGACACCGCACCCCGTTTCGACGTGACGACCGCCGGTGAAGCGTCAGGTCAGGCGGTGTCGCCGGGGACGAGGTGGCGGTAG
- a CDS encoding ABC transporter ATP-binding protein, translated as MDTLSVRGLSRNFGNLVVLDDVSFTLQAGRIAVVLGPNGSGKTTLLRCVVGADRPDAGEVLVQGRRADETDPQVRALVAAALDDIDFFPDLSVVEHLELVAYAHGGNAEPVEEVLAELGLEPARDQLPVTLSSGQRRRLALASCFVRPRRVLILDEPEQRLDVRGRQWLADRLRRERDAGTAVLLASHDPELIDAVVDERIEIGR; from the coding sequence GTGGATACGCTCTCGGTGCGGGGACTCAGCCGCAACTTCGGCAACCTGGTCGTGCTCGACGACGTGAGTTTCACGCTCCAGGCGGGCCGGATCGCGGTGGTGCTGGGCCCCAACGGCAGCGGCAAGACCACGCTGCTGCGCTGCGTGGTCGGCGCCGACCGGCCGGACGCGGGCGAGGTGCTGGTGCAGGGTCGCCGGGCCGATGAGACCGATCCCCAGGTGCGGGCGCTGGTGGCGGCCGCCCTGGACGACATCGACTTCTTCCCCGACCTGTCCGTGGTCGAGCACCTGGAGCTGGTCGCGTACGCGCACGGCGGCAACGCCGAGCCGGTCGAGGAGGTGCTCGCCGAGCTGGGCCTGGAACCGGCCCGCGATCAACTGCCGGTGACCCTGTCCAGCGGGCAGCGCCGCCGGCTGGCGCTGGCGTCCTGCTTCGTGCGCCCCCGCCGGGTGCTGATCCTGGACGAGCCGGAGCAGCGGTTGGACGTCCGGGGCCGGCAGTGGCTGGCCGACCGGCTGCGCCGGGAACGGGACGCGGGCACCGCCGTGCTGCTCGCCTCGCACGACCCGGAGCTGATCGACGCGGTGGTCGACGAGCGCATCGAGATCGGCCGGTGA
- a CDS encoding DUF6297 family protein yields the protein MTAPPVTVADAPAGVPTARQVRTHLRRARRRHHDHSLGDVLGDAYVMVLFVGMYGWFAISASRDMLNSPTVGRADPGVRWWLAVAALLAGAGLAWRGLRALGPLLVTPATQSWVTSAPVDRRAWLAPRLGVLLTAAAVGTALLGVAVAALGGVSDPTALGWAAAAGAGWGAAALALSVVAQGSRTGRRWPAMAGAAPMLAAAVITGLVVLVGRLGDGLPRPAATPTAALVAVGAPLAVVAAVLAVRALPRVDRATLTTGAQFANAAATATILLDPSLLTGLVESRRWRRIGRVRSRRFLPGPAWWALLQADVRRLGRHPSALLIWAALIGVQYAAALALPGLAGAAQVVFGYLAASRLTGGLRSVSRSPGLRRALGGSDAALRGIHVVVPAVGAGLWWLLTLPTVDGGPPWLAPTLALGVVAAAWRAATRPAIDYGGATVNTPFGMIPVDLLRQGARGPALLAVLVLVRLLVG from the coding sequence GTGACCGCCCCACCGGTGACCGTCGCCGACGCGCCGGCGGGTGTGCCCACCGCCCGGCAGGTGCGTACGCACCTGCGCCGGGCCCGCCGCCGGCATCACGACCACTCCCTCGGTGACGTGCTGGGCGACGCGTACGTCATGGTCCTCTTCGTGGGTATGTACGGCTGGTTCGCGATCAGCGCCAGCCGCGACATGTTGAACTCCCCCACCGTCGGCCGGGCCGACCCGGGGGTGCGCTGGTGGCTGGCGGTCGCCGCGCTGCTGGCCGGTGCCGGGCTCGCCTGGCGCGGCCTGCGCGCGCTCGGTCCGCTCCTGGTCACCCCGGCGACGCAGAGCTGGGTGACCAGCGCGCCTGTCGACCGCCGGGCCTGGCTGGCGCCGCGCCTCGGTGTGCTGCTGACGGCCGCGGCGGTCGGCACCGCGCTGCTCGGGGTGGCCGTGGCGGCGCTCGGCGGCGTCAGCGACCCGACCGCGCTGGGCTGGGCGGCGGCGGCCGGCGCGGGGTGGGGGGCGGCCGCGCTGGCGCTGAGCGTCGTCGCCCAGGGCAGCCGGACGGGCCGGCGGTGGCCGGCCATGGCGGGGGCGGCGCCGATGCTGGCGGCCGCCGTCATCACGGGGCTGGTGGTGCTCGTCGGTCGTCTCGGCGACGGGCTGCCCCGGCCGGCGGCGACGCCGACCGCCGCCCTGGTGGCCGTCGGGGCGCCCCTCGCGGTCGTCGCCGCCGTCCTGGCGGTCCGCGCGCTGCCCCGGGTGGACCGGGCCACCCTGACCACCGGCGCGCAGTTCGCCAACGCCGCCGCCACGGCCACGATCCTGCTCGACCCGAGCCTGCTCACCGGCCTGGTGGAGAGCCGGCGCTGGCGCCGGATCGGCCGGGTGCGCAGCAGGCGCTTCCTGCCCGGCCCCGCCTGGTGGGCGCTGCTCCAGGCCGACGTGCGCCGGCTGGGCCGCCACCCCAGCGCCCTGCTGATCTGGGCGGCGCTGATCGGGGTCCAGTACGCCGCCGCGCTCGCCCTGCCCGGGCTGGCCGGTGCCGCGCAGGTGGTGTTCGGCTACCTCGCCGCCTCCCGGTTGACCGGCGGCCTGCGGTCGGTCAGCCGGTCACCCGGGTTGCGTCGGGCGCTCGGTGGCAGTGACGCGGCGCTGCGCGGGATCCACGTGGTCGTGCCGGCGGTCGGCGCGGGCCTGTGGTGGCTGTTGACCCTGCCGACCGTCGACGGTGGGCCGCCGTGGCTGGCGCCGACGCTGGCGCTCGGGGTGGTGGCCGCCGCCTGGCGGGCCGCCACCCGACCGGCGATCGACTACGGCGGCGCGACGGTGAACACGCCGTTCGGGATGATCCCGGTGGACCTGCTGCGCCAGGGCGCGCGCGGGCCGGCGCTGCTCGCCGTGCTGGTCCTGGTCCGCCTGCTCGTGGGCTGA
- a CDS encoding ABC transporter permease subunit, with amino-acid sequence MSRVRVLGELAVLDDVGPPRRGRAYPAAGATSALLLPAILLLGGLVLWPVLRTVHASVTTDGHWVGAEHFRTALDAPDTGAVVGRTVLWAVLVPAVVTALGYLLAAASRRSQEGGLVRLILLVPVALPLVVTGVTFRLMYDPDPSRGLATLVAARLTGRSAADAPQLLGPGLVTVALMSAFVWAWVGLAVLVFRAALDAVPPNLADAVRAYGGGRRHVLWDAQWRPLLLRTVAVVFALVAVGTSRTFDLILVMTPGSVRDEAAVLALRVWQTSGGTTTGEGAALGVVWLVAVIGGILVAALFVRQAWPPPRAEAPPDPDRVAPPRRVFRLLAAGAAVAWLVPLVVLVATSLHGQVDAAARGWWSAPPGAGSYRDLVTGTELWRTLAFTLLLATVVTATVLVVALLAAYPLAWLTGPAAQATGLLLLAASVVPVQVIAGPLNEVLGLVLSSGTARGLALVHVALGVPFAVLVLRNAFADLPAEQVRGARLGGRRWWGTLRRLARHNLPAVVAVSVLEFVQVWNDLVVGLLFSGPEATPLGLFLAGQSRGFVSNSGALAAASVLASVLPVLLVVLARRQLVAGLVSGGVR; translated from the coding sequence GTGAGCCGGGTCCGGGTGCTCGGCGAGCTGGCCGTGCTCGACGATGTGGGGCCACCCCGGCGCGGCCGGGCGTACCCGGCGGCCGGCGCGACCTCCGCGCTGCTGCTGCCGGCGATCCTGCTGCTCGGCGGGCTGGTGCTGTGGCCGGTGCTGCGAACGGTGCACGCCAGCGTCACCACGGACGGCCACTGGGTCGGCGCCGAGCACTTCCGTACCGCGCTCGACGCGCCGGACACCGGCGCGGTGGTCGGCCGCACGGTCCTCTGGGCGGTGCTGGTGCCGGCGGTGGTCACGGCGCTGGGCTACCTGCTCGCCGCCGCGTCGCGCCGCTCTCAGGAGGGTGGGCTGGTCCGCCTGATCCTGCTGGTGCCGGTGGCGTTGCCGCTGGTCGTCACCGGAGTGACGTTCCGGCTGATGTACGACCCCGACCCGAGCCGGGGCCTGGCCACGCTGGTCGCGGCGCGACTGACCGGCCGGTCCGCCGCGGACGCCCCGCAACTGCTCGGGCCGGGCCTGGTCACTGTGGCGCTGATGTCGGCGTTCGTCTGGGCCTGGGTCGGCCTGGCCGTGCTGGTCTTCCGGGCCGCGCTGGACGCGGTGCCGCCGAACCTGGCCGACGCGGTACGCGCCTACGGCGGCGGTCGCCGGCATGTGCTGTGGGACGCGCAGTGGCGGCCGCTGCTGCTGCGTACCGTTGCGGTGGTCTTCGCGCTGGTCGCGGTGGGCACCAGCCGCACCTTCGACCTGATCCTGGTGATGACCCCCGGCTCGGTCCGGGACGAGGCCGCCGTGCTGGCGTTGCGGGTCTGGCAGACCTCGGGTGGCACCACCACCGGCGAGGGCGCCGCACTCGGTGTGGTGTGGCTGGTGGCGGTGATCGGCGGGATCCTGGTGGCCGCGCTGTTCGTCCGGCAGGCGTGGCCGCCGCCGCGGGCCGAGGCGCCGCCGGACCCGGACCGGGTGGCACCGCCCCGGCGGGTGTTCCGACTGCTCGCGGCGGGTGCCGCGGTGGCGTGGCTGGTGCCGCTGGTGGTGCTGGTCGCCACTTCCCTGCACGGTCAGGTGGACGCGGCGGCGCGCGGCTGGTGGTCGGCGCCGCCGGGGGCCGGCTCCTACCGTGACCTGGTCACCGGCACCGAGCTGTGGCGCACTCTGGCCTTCACGCTGCTGCTGGCCACCGTCGTGACCGCCACGGTGCTGGTGGTCGCGCTGCTGGCCGCGTACCCGCTGGCCTGGTTGACCGGGCCGGCCGCGCAGGCCACCGGGCTGCTGCTGCTGGCCGCCAGCGTCGTACCGGTCCAGGTCATCGCCGGGCCGCTCAACGAGGTGCTCGGCCTGGTGCTCTCCTCCGGGACCGCCCGCGGCCTGGCCCTGGTGCACGTGGCGCTGGGCGTGCCGTTCGCGGTGCTGGTGCTGCGCAACGCGTTCGCCGACCTGCCCGCCGAGCAGGTGCGCGGCGCCCGGCTGGGTGGGCGCCGCTGGTGGGGCACGCTGCGCCGGCTGGCCCGGCACAACCTGCCCGCGGTGGTCGCGGTCTCCGTGCTGGAGTTCGTCCAGGTCTGGAACGACCTGGTGGTGGGCCTGCTGTTCAGTGGGCCGGAGGCGACACCGCTGGGGCTGTTCCTGGCCGGGCAGTCGCGTGGCTTCGTGTCCAACAGCGGGGCGCTGGCCGCCGCCTCGGTGCTCGCCTCGGTGCTGCCGGTGCTGCTGGTGGTGCTCGCCCGGCGGCAGCTCGTCGCCGGGCTGGTCTCCGGGGGCGTCCGGTGA
- a CDS encoding LysE family translocator yields the protein MTIPFLVTTLVVVVTPGTGVFFTLSAGLSRGARAGVLAAFACTLGVVPHLLAAMTGLAALLQASAAAFEVVRYLGVGYLLYLAWSTVRDRSAFTATPGTPPRSAARVIISGVLVNLLNPKPTLFFVAFLPQFVDTTAPGSTRSMLASGAVFMLLTFVVFSGYGIFAARLRDRVLTRPRVTDWLRRSVAGAFVALGVTLALTER from the coding sequence GTGACAATCCCGTTCCTGGTCACCACGCTGGTCGTGGTGGTCACTCCGGGCACCGGGGTGTTCTTCACCCTGTCCGCCGGCCTGTCCCGGGGCGCCCGGGCCGGCGTGCTGGCCGCGTTCGCCTGCACGCTGGGGGTGGTGCCGCACCTGCTGGCGGCGATGACCGGTCTGGCAGCCCTGTTGCAGGCGAGCGCGGCGGCGTTCGAGGTGGTCCGGTACCTCGGCGTCGGGTACCTGCTCTACCTGGCCTGGTCGACCGTGCGGGACCGCAGCGCCTTCACGGCGACTCCCGGCACGCCACCCCGCTCGGCTGCCCGGGTGATCATCTCCGGGGTGCTGGTCAACCTGCTCAACCCGAAGCCGACGCTGTTCTTCGTCGCGTTCCTGCCGCAGTTCGTGGACACCACCGCGCCCGGCTCGACGCGGTCGATGCTCGCGTCCGGGGCGGTGTTCATGCTGCTCACCTTCGTGGTGTTCAGCGGCTACGGCATTTTCGCGGCCCGGCTGCGCGACCGGGTGCTGACCCGGCCGAGGGTCACCGACTGGCTGCGCCGGTCCGTCGCCGGCGCGTTCGTCGCGCTCGGCGTGACGCTCGCTCTCACCGAACGATAG
- a CDS encoding extracellular catalytic domain type 2 short-chain-length polyhydroxyalkanoate depolymerase: MTTPLKAATALAAVLLLILTTPAPAQAANPATKPPVSGSLGTYNVSGVYVAGVSSGAYLATQLHVAYSSRIRGAAVFAAGPYYCAQNNVAQALYGCGDNRYPTNLSALQTYTRTWASYGWVDPVGNLSGDPVYVFHGGNDTTVKKSVTDDLVRYYQHFGASVQYDSGSAAGHGWVTPYGTRGCTATTSPFLNDCGTDPQNALLRKLLGGVNAPNTGPLGGTLIRFSQNTFAVNGWANGLSMDANGFAYVPSSCAAGQSCRLLVALHGCLQGYGSVGTAFVDRANLNQYADTNNLIVLYPQASTAGTNPNGCWDWWGYLGATNYPIKGGAQVETVMNMIRRLDG, encoded by the coding sequence ATGACGACACCGCTGAAAGCCGCCACCGCCCTCGCCGCCGTCCTCCTGCTGATCCTCACCACCCCGGCGCCCGCCCAGGCCGCCAACCCGGCCACCAAGCCCCCGGTCTCCGGATCGCTGGGCACCTACAACGTGTCCGGCGTCTACGTCGCGGGCGTCTCCTCCGGCGCCTACCTCGCCACGCAACTGCACGTCGCCTACTCGTCCCGGATCCGCGGCGCGGCCGTCTTCGCCGCCGGACCGTACTACTGCGCCCAGAACAACGTCGCCCAGGCGCTCTACGGCTGCGGCGACAACCGGTACCCGACGAACCTGTCCGCCCTGCAGACGTACACCCGGACCTGGGCGTCCTACGGCTGGGTCGATCCGGTCGGCAACCTGTCAGGTGACCCGGTGTACGTCTTCCACGGCGGCAACGACACCACCGTCAAGAAGTCCGTCACCGACGACCTGGTCCGCTACTACCAGCACTTCGGGGCCAGCGTGCAGTACGACAGCGGCTCCGCCGCCGGCCACGGCTGGGTCACCCCGTACGGGACGCGGGGCTGCACCGCGACCACCTCTCCGTTCCTCAACGACTGCGGCACCGACCCGCAGAACGCCCTGCTCCGCAAACTGCTCGGTGGCGTGAACGCGCCGAACACCGGCCCGCTCGGCGGCACGCTCATCCGGTTCAGCCAGAACACGTTCGCGGTCAACGGCTGGGCCAACGGGCTGAGCATGGACGCCAACGGCTTCGCGTACGTCCCCTCGTCCTGCGCGGCCGGCCAGTCGTGCCGGCTGCTGGTGGCGCTGCACGGCTGCCTGCAGGGGTACGGCTCGGTGGGCACCGCCTTCGTCGACCGGGCGAACCTGAACCAGTACGCCGACACCAACAACCTGATCGTCCTCTACCCCCAGGCGAGCACCGCCGGCACCAACCCGAACGGCTGCTGGGACTGGTGGGGCTACCTCGGCGCGACCAACTACCCGATCAAGGGCGGCGCCCAGGTGGAGACCGTCATGAACATGATCCGCCGCCTGGACGGCTGA
- a CDS encoding MBL fold metallo-hydrolase: protein MRITRFTHSCVRVEHDGGVLVVDPGTWSEPRALVGADAVLVTHEHTDHVDVLRLAGLGVPVYAPEGAQLPDLAPLPVTRVHAGQRFTAAGITVTAHGGRHAAIHEGQPDCPNLGYLIGDGLYHPGDSVHVPDEPVRTLLVPAQGSWLRLDEAIRFAREVGAERAYPIHDAQLNERGLASVAGWFADTIPGYRHLVPGDTA, encoded by the coding sequence ATGCGGATCACCCGGTTCACCCACTCCTGCGTCCGCGTCGAGCACGACGGCGGCGTGCTGGTCGTCGACCCCGGCACGTGGAGCGAACCGCGCGCCCTGGTCGGCGCGGACGCCGTCCTGGTCACCCACGAGCACACCGACCACGTGGACGTGCTGCGGCTCGCCGGCCTGGGCGTCCCGGTGTACGCCCCGGAGGGCGCTCAACTGCCCGACCTCGCCCCGCTGCCGGTGACCCGGGTCCACGCCGGGCAGCGCTTCACCGCGGCCGGCATCACGGTCACCGCCCACGGCGGCCGGCACGCCGCCATCCACGAAGGCCAGCCGGACTGTCCCAACCTCGGCTACCTGATCGGCGACGGGCTCTACCACCCGGGCGACTCGGTGCACGTGCCGGACGAGCCGGTGCGCACGCTGCTGGTCCCGGCGCAGGGGTCCTGGCTGCGCCTCGACGAGGCGATCCGCTTCGCCCGGGAGGTGGGCGCCGAACGGGCGTACCCGATCCACGACGCGCAGCTCAACGAGCGCGGCCTGGCCAGCGTCGCCGGCTGGTTCGCCGATACGATCCCCGGCTACCGCCACCTCGTCCCCGGCGACACCGCCTGA
- the pdxR gene encoding MocR-like pyridoxine biosynthesis transcription factor PdxR, which yields MSRAKPRAPERSITAGSDFLHLTITDAPPGGRADWLAARLRQAIADGRVPVGGRLPATRVLAADLGVSRGVVTEAYQRLTEEGHVTGRGRAGTVVVAAPAAPATPAPAPAAASAPAALFPPAPGSDIFDAVRAASATIDLTPGVPDLAAFPRADWLRAERTVLRHLAAADLGYGDPCGTPVLRRAVAAWLARSRGIAVDPVEVIIVAGVSQALGLLAQALGIDRIAVEDPGSLGVRQHLNNWGIHTPPIAVDGAGLRVDELAASGAPAVMLTPAHQFPTGVVLDGDRRRQLLDWARAGGLIIEDDYDAEHRYDRPPVPALRGLLPEQVCYAGSVSKLLAPALRVGWLLVPARHRDAVVAAKRNADLGNAVLPQLVLAELMTSGALERQLRLLRRRHIRRRDAMITALTRHLPGATVHGAAAGLHLMITLDSELADTELAAATLARGVKTQPLSWHCQRPHRPGLVLGYAANTASDIEEGVATVATALRQLRQP from the coding sequence GTGAGCAGGGCCAAACCGAGAGCGCCCGAGAGGTCCATAACGGCCGGCTCGGACTTCCTGCACCTGACCATCACTGACGCTCCGCCGGGTGGGCGGGCCGACTGGCTGGCCGCCCGGCTACGCCAGGCAATCGCCGACGGGCGGGTGCCGGTCGGCGGGCGGCTGCCCGCCACCCGGGTGCTCGCCGCCGACCTCGGTGTCTCCCGGGGCGTCGTCACCGAGGCGTACCAGCGGCTGACCGAGGAGGGGCATGTCACCGGTCGGGGTCGCGCCGGGACGGTGGTCGTCGCCGCCCCGGCCGCGCCCGCCACGCCGGCGCCCGCCCCGGCCGCCGCGTCGGCACCGGCCGCGCTCTTCCCTCCCGCTCCGGGCAGCGACATCTTCGACGCGGTACGCGCGGCGAGCGCGACCATCGACCTGACCCCCGGCGTGCCCGATCTGGCCGCCTTTCCGCGCGCGGACTGGCTGCGCGCCGAACGGACCGTGCTGCGCCACCTCGCCGCGGCCGACCTGGGCTACGGCGACCCGTGCGGCACTCCCGTGCTGCGCCGAGCCGTGGCCGCCTGGCTGGCCCGCAGCCGGGGCATCGCCGTCGACCCCGTCGAGGTGATCATCGTGGCGGGCGTGTCCCAGGCGCTCGGGCTGCTCGCCCAGGCACTCGGCATCGACCGGATCGCGGTCGAGGACCCCGGCTCCTTGGGCGTACGGCAGCACCTGAACAACTGGGGGATCCACACCCCGCCGATCGCGGTGGACGGCGCGGGGCTGCGCGTCGACGAGCTGGCCGCCAGCGGTGCGCCCGCGGTGATGCTCACCCCCGCGCACCAGTTCCCGACCGGCGTGGTGCTCGACGGCGACCGTCGGCGTCAGCTCCTCGACTGGGCCCGGGCCGGCGGCCTGATCATCGAGGACGACTACGACGCCGAGCACCGCTACGACCGGCCCCCGGTGCCGGCGCTGCGCGGCCTGCTGCCCGAGCAGGTCTGCTACGCCGGCAGCGTGTCCAAACTGCTCGCCCCGGCGCTGCGGGTCGGCTGGCTGCTCGTGCCGGCCCGCCACCGGGATGCGGTGGTGGCCGCCAAGCGCAACGCCGACCTGGGCAACGCGGTGCTACCGCAACTGGTGCTGGCGGAACTGATGACCTCCGGCGCGCTGGAGCGACAACTGCGGCTGCTGCGCCGCCGACACATCCGTCGCCGGGACGCGATGATCACCGCGTTGACCCGGCACCTGCCCGGCGCGACAGTGCACGGCGCGGCGGCCGGGCTGCACCTGATGATCACACTGGACTCCGAGCTGGCCGACACCGAGCTGGCCGCTGCGACATTGGCCCGTGGGGTGAAGACGCAGCCGTTGTCCTGGCACTGCCAGCGGCCACACCGGCCCGGTCTGGTGCTCGGCTACGCGGCGAACACCGCATCGGACATCGAGGAGGGCGTCGCCACGGTCGCCACCGCGCTCCGCCAGCTCCGTCAACCGTGA
- a CDS encoding tetratricopeptide repeat protein, whose protein sequence is MTGPTGAGRGPRWPVLIAVGTLVSGVLGNLASNMLSELAASVLGPASIALVVSGGVGFVVFEMRRRRTGREVSPEPTEVVAAPATGAPTLPYPAGFTGRDEHVEAVLALLTREHAVAVLGRRAVGTSACAVQAANLCREDFPDGQYYLDLRRGGRPRSARQVLTALAGVLGTAAPVSGRPDALAVAADALRGQLDGRKILLVLDNVDRPEQVLPLLPPTARTCRLLLAGGPALSGLQGVVAHWIAEPGRAEAVELFAAAGVAAPAARIRRADPRTDPAVGEIVELCGRQPRTVRALGYRTAQHGWRHADVLDALRRAVQTPPHQRVTVSPAARLVTERDTAYRALTREARRLYRLMSLAPAPVDRPAIAALAGRHPERVTALLDQLAAAAFVVGAPGDRYEIRPLLAGNARLHLRDADPARARVAAQARLTRHLARRAERHAANLAVLGSPPDREWSLPLDDDPYGWFDLHQELLLAVVRVPAGAAETLPRRVRRWWFRLAVALCGWLAHVERLTEWEQVCRTVLATPTADDRPEIAGWAHNELGVLRRRRHDPQGAAAALTLAVAERGRRGTAQARMNLGLALLDLGQLDDAVEHLELSRRHRSGADRAGHALTDLGLGAAQLARGELDTAHHHLVRAANTFRSVGDARGYAAALTNLVLVHAALGEHLDAAQAWRAALREYESVSDPTSRAAALLNAGATLLTAAPAQARAAYELLAEGRRLREEGRPTPGLARTLLYLGDAAAALGDRAEARRHWADAAAVAEEVGDADGQAAADSQLEDDGDLPATGG, encoded by the coding sequence GTGACCGGCCCCACCGGCGCCGGCCGGGGGCCGCGCTGGCCGGTGCTGATCGCGGTCGGCACGCTGGTCAGCGGGGTGCTCGGCAACCTGGCCAGCAACATGCTCTCCGAGCTGGCGGCCAGCGTGCTCGGGCCGGCCAGCATCGCGCTGGTGGTCAGCGGCGGGGTCGGTTTCGTGGTGTTCGAGATGCGCCGGCGCCGAACCGGTCGGGAGGTGAGCCCGGAACCCACCGAGGTCGTCGCCGCACCGGCCACCGGCGCGCCGACGCTGCCGTACCCGGCCGGCTTCACCGGCCGCGACGAGCACGTCGAGGCTGTGCTCGCGCTGCTCACCCGGGAGCACGCGGTGGCGGTGCTGGGTCGGCGGGCGGTGGGCACCTCCGCCTGCGCGGTACAGGCGGCGAACCTGTGCCGGGAGGACTTCCCGGACGGGCAGTACTACCTCGACCTGCGCCGCGGCGGGCGACCCCGGTCCGCCCGACAGGTGCTCACCGCGCTGGCCGGGGTGCTGGGCACCGCCGCCCCCGTCTCGGGCCGGCCGGACGCCCTCGCGGTCGCCGCCGACGCGCTGCGTGGCCAGCTCGACGGCCGCAAGATCCTGCTGGTGCTGGACAACGTCGACCGACCCGAGCAGGTCCTGCCGCTGCTGCCGCCGACCGCGCGGACCTGCCGGCTGCTGCTGGCCGGCGGGCCGGCGTTGAGTGGGCTGCAGGGTGTGGTCGCGCACTGGATCGCCGAGCCGGGCCGGGCCGAGGCGGTCGAGCTGTTCGCCGCCGCGGGCGTGGCCGCGCCGGCCGCCCGGATCCGCCGCGCCGACCCGCGCACCGACCCGGCGGTCGGCGAGATCGTCGAGCTGTGCGGGCGGCAGCCGCGCACCGTCCGGGCCCTCGGCTACCGCACAGCACAGCACGGCTGGCGGCACGCCGACGTGCTGGACGCGCTGCGCCGCGCGGTGCAGACGCCACCGCACCAGCGGGTCACCGTCTCGCCGGCGGCCCGGCTGGTCACCGAACGGGACACCGCGTACCGGGCGTTGACCCGCGAGGCCCGCCGGCTGTACAGGCTGATGTCGCTGGCGCCCGCCCCGGTGGACCGGCCCGCCATCGCCGCCCTGGCCGGTCGGCACCCGGAACGGGTGACCGCGCTGCTCGACCAACTGGCCGCCGCGGCGTTCGTCGTCGGCGCGCCCGGCGACCGGTACGAGATCCGCCCCCTGCTCGCCGGCAACGCACGGCTGCACCTGCGCGACGCCGATCCGGCCCGGGCCCGGGTCGCCGCGCAGGCCCGGCTGACCCGGCACCTGGCCCGGCGGGCCGAACGGCACGCGGCCAACCTGGCCGTGCTGGGCTCCCCACCGGACCGGGAGTGGTCGCTGCCGCTGGACGACGACCCGTACGGCTGGTTCGATCTGCACCAGGAGCTGCTGCTGGCGGTGGTCCGGGTGCCGGCCGGCGCGGCTGAGACGCTGCCCCGCCGGGTGCGCCGGTGGTGGTTCCGGCTGGCCGTGGCGCTGTGCGGATGGCTGGCGCACGTCGAGCGGCTGACCGAGTGGGAGCAGGTCTGCCGCACGGTGCTGGCCACCCCGACCGCCGACGACCGACCGGAGATCGCCGGGTGGGCGCACAACGAGCTGGGGGTGCTGCGCCGGCGCCGGCACGACCCGCAGGGTGCCGCCGCCGCCCTGACCCTCGCGGTGGCCGAGCGTGGCCGGCGGGGCACCGCCCAGGCCCGGATGAACCTCGGCCTGGCCCTGCTCGACCTGGGGCAGCTCGACGACGCGGTGGAGCACCTGGAGCTGTCCCGCCGGCACCGCTCGGGGGCGGACCGGGCCGGGCACGCCCTCACCGACCTGGGCCTGGGCGCCGCGCAGTTGGCCCGGGGTGAGCTGGACACCGCGCACCATCATCTGGTGCGGGCGGCGAACACCTTCCGGTCGGTGGGTGACGCCCGCGGCTACGCGGCGGCGCTGACCAACCTGGTGCTGGTGCACGCCGCCCTCGGCGAGCACCTGGACGCCGCGCAGGCGTGGCGGGCCGCGCTGCGCGAGTACGAGTCGGTCAGCGACCCGACGAGCCGGGCGGCGGCGCTGCTCAACGCCGGGGCGACGCTGTTGACCGCCGCACCGGCGCAGGCGCGGGCGGCGTACGAACTGCTGGCCGAGGGCCGGCGGCTGCGCGAGGAGGGCCGACCCACCCCGGGGCTGGCACGCACCCTGCTGTACCTGGGTGACGCCGCCGCGGCGCTGGGCGACCGGGCCGAGGCGCGGCGCCACTGGGCGGACGCGGCGGCGGTGGCCGAGGAGGTCGGCGACGCCGACGGGCAGGCCGCCGCGGACAGCCAGCTGGAGGACGACGGCGACCTCCCGGCGACCGGCGGGTGA